Proteins encoded by one window of Ignavibacteriota bacterium:
- a CDS encoding TonB-dependent receptor: MRLKTRPICNLMVALFFLLLTQSATSQTMGSITGYITDAESRVPLPMVNVIIQGTTLGVSSDFEGKYLIQNVSIGEHTLVISAVGYETKEISFSITANETVQKNIALREKSVEIGGVTVFGASFKKERITDAPASVSLIDTKDIIRTSSSGQLPKILESQPGIDLAQNGLFDFNINTRGFNSSLNRRMLILLDGRDLGTAFLGATEWNGLSIPLEELGHIELVRGPGSALYGANAYNGVINISSFPPRLSPGTKIITGFGEMNMYRGDIRHAGIAGNWSYKVNAGGISGKSYSVIRTNQQFEYAKTQFHPVLNDEVTDLDLNPIQTMYASARVDYEYDGGGFTTLEGGIAQAEREVIVTGIGRVQAIKAQRPWGRLLYAGHGFNFLLWSNGRINKEPERSLSTGLPLIQDASITHGELQYNFTALDNKLFVVGGISHRLINIDTKGTLMLSPRNDNTSGIFAQGEYRFSEQLKTVVAARFDRSTLHENFISPKAAVVWSPWQEHTFRVTYNRAFQAPNYSELFLYVKHPFKALAYLGNDQLKVEKISGFEIGYKGVLEHTLFVSADIYYNEMRDFISDLGPGLNLNYPYSTVLPGDPPTYGRLIWSYTNAGKVTEAGYELSANYYLTNHWTVDANFSYFSFKILEGHPNDPNNNFLVPNAPRYKFNIGATYSQSSFDLGVKMKYVPSFFWSAGVFRGDILAYTLLDFSGSYHYSDNLSMSMSIANVLNREHWEIFGGSLLKRRATATITASF, translated from the coding sequence ATGCGTCTCAAAACTCGACCGATATGCAATCTGATGGTTGCATTGTTCTTTTTATTATTGACACAATCAGCTACCTCACAAACCATGGGTAGTATTACCGGATACATAACGGATGCGGAGAGTCGCGTTCCGCTTCCGATGGTGAACGTCATTATTCAAGGAACGACGCTTGGAGTCTCCTCTGATTTTGAAGGTAAATATCTTATCCAAAACGTTTCCATCGGGGAACACACATTAGTTATTTCAGCCGTTGGTTATGAGACGAAAGAGATTTCGTTCTCCATTACTGCGAATGAAACTGTTCAAAAAAATATCGCTCTCCGGGAAAAATCGGTCGAGATAGGCGGCGTTACTGTTTTCGGTGCGTCATTCAAAAAAGAACGGATTACCGATGCGCCTGCATCCGTTTCTTTGATTGATACGAAGGATATCATCCGTACTTCATCAAGCGGACAGTTACCAAAGATTTTGGAATCCCAACCGGGAATTGATTTGGCGCAAAACGGTTTGTTCGATTTTAATATCAACACGCGCGGATTCAACAGTTCGTTGAATCGCCGCATGTTAATTTTGCTCGATGGCAGAGATTTGGGAACTGCATTTCTCGGTGCGACGGAATGGAACGGATTATCTATTCCGCTGGAAGAACTCGGGCACATCGAACTTGTTCGCGGACCCGGCTCAGCATTGTATGGTGCGAACGCGTACAACGGTGTCATCAACATTTCTTCTTTCCCACCACGGCTTTCACCAGGAACAAAAATCATTACCGGCTTCGGAGAGATGAATATGTATCGCGGAGATATTCGTCACGCAGGCATTGCGGGCAATTGGAGTTACAAAGTAAACGCTGGCGGAATTTCCGGAAAGTCGTATAGCGTCATCCGGACGAATCAACAATTTGAATATGCTAAAACTCAGTTTCATCCGGTTCTTAATGATGAAGTCACAGACCTGGATTTGAATCCGATTCAAACTATGTACGCCTCGGCGCGGGTTGATTATGAATATGATGGAGGAGGTTTTACAACACTCGAAGGCGGCATCGCTCAGGCAGAAAGAGAAGTGATTGTCACGGGTATCGGCAGAGTGCAGGCAATCAAAGCGCAACGCCCGTGGGGACGATTGCTATACGCCGGACACGGCTTTAATTTCTTACTCTGGTCAAACGGACGAATCAACAAAGAGCCGGAGCGCTCACTCTCGACAGGACTTCCGTTGATTCAGGATGCTTCGATTACACACGGTGAACTTCAATACAACTTTACAGCGCTTGATAACAAACTGTTTGTCGTCGGTGGAATTTCCCATCGCCTCATCAACATTGACACAAAAGGAACGTTAATGCTTTCGCCGCGTAATGATAACACAAGCGGCATCTTTGCTCAGGGTGAGTACAGGTTTTCCGAACAATTAAAAACAGTTGTCGCCGCCCGTTTCGACCGTTCAACGCTTCACGAAAATTTTATTTCACCGAAAGCGGCAGTTGTCTGGTCTCCATGGCAGGAACATACATTTCGCGTAACGTATAACCGCGCGTTTCAAGCGCCGAACTATTCCGAACTGTTTCTGTATGTGAAGCATCCGTTCAAAGCGCTTGCATATCTTGGCAACGACCAACTCAAAGTTGAAAAAATTTCCGGATTTGAAATCGGTTATAAGGGCGTTCTTGAACACACTCTCTTTGTCAGCGCAGACATCTACTATAACGAGATGCGCGACTTCATCTCCGATTTGGGACCGGGATTGAATTTGAATTATCCGTACTCCACCGTTCTTCCCGGAGACCCGCCGACATACGGTCGTCTCATTTGGTCTTACACGAACGCGGGAAAGGTAACGGAAGCAGGATATGAACTCTCTGCAAATTATTACCTTACCAACCATTGGACGGTCGACGCGAATTTTTCCTATTTCAGTTTCAAGATTCTCGAAGGACATCCGAACGACCCGAATAATAATTTCCTCGTTCCCAACGCGCCCCGATACAAATTTAATATCGGAGCGACCTATTCTCAGTCTTCATTTGACCTTGGTGTGAAAATGAAATACGTCCCCTCGTTCTTCTGGTCGGCGGGAGTTTTCCGAGGCGATATTCTGGCGTACACATTGCTCGATTTCTCCGGGAGTTATCATTACTCGGATAACTTGTCTATGAGTATGAGCATTGCCAATGTATTGAACAGAGAGCACTGGGAGATTTTCGGCGGCTCGTTGTTGAAACGCCGGGCGACTGCAACTATCACCGCATCATTTTAA
- a CDS encoding PAS domain S-box protein: MHQSETSGEKNNENTEIQLKILSIALEQTADCVIITDRDGIIQYVNAAFEKETGYTREEAVGKIPRFLKSEKHENKYYKRLWNTILSGNVFRGVLINKRKDGNIIYEDKTITPLKNEKGEITHFVSTAKNITEQKLIEESLQRSEERDRELFETTNELIHVLTPDGRFLFVNRAWREALGYSEDEIENLVYRQIIHPENEQHYDTIFRRALAGEEIDRLETSFITKDGKKLELEGSIKCRFEEGVPKNITYFLSDVTHQRKIEEERLKLQTILEESLNEIYVFDAETWKFQYVNEAARRNLGYSAEHLDNCTPLDLKPEFTEAKFRELLLPLFNHQQKQVIFQTVHQRNNGSTYPVEVHLQLVEQSSKQVFLAVIFDITERLKIKEKLLLAARTLESISEITTITDLENRFIFVNKAFVEKYGYTYEDVLGQHIRMLAAPEVGNEVLEEIYSKTLQGGWSGELLNQTKDGNIFPISLTTSKIHDENGNILGLVGIAVDITERKKAEEKRKSLEQQLLQAQKLESLGTLASGIAHDFNNILTIIIGHASLFNKYYDDKEKCFESIASITKASQRGASLVKQLLTFARKTETTRQAMCVNSVVSEIAKLIGETFPKTILLSIQQENHLPVIVADSSQIHQVLLNLCVNARDAMPNGGTLTLATTVIEANFLPLKFPRRANIHEYIEIRVSDTGMGIEEGTMKRIFEPFFTTKELGKGTGLGLSVVFGIIEDHHGFVDVTSSVGMGTTFILYLPVPENTEKINRSEVVAKEISGGTETLLIVEDEEMLREMLKVLLEMKGYHIITAQNGEEGIQLYREYQSRISAVVTDMGLPRTSGDEVFRKIKSMNPVVPVILASGFIDPNVKSGLATDGAKHFVQKPYSPDELLKTIRNCIDGK, encoded by the coding sequence ATGCATCAATCAGAAACATCGGGAGAAAAGAATAACGAAAACACTGAAATACAACTGAAAATTCTTTCCATCGCATTGGAGCAAACAGCAGATTGCGTTATCATTACCGACAGGGACGGAATTATTCAGTATGTCAATGCCGCCTTCGAGAAAGAAACCGGATATACGCGTGAAGAGGCAGTTGGAAAAATACCACGTTTCCTTAAATCCGAAAAACATGAAAATAAATATTATAAGCGCCTTTGGAATACGATACTTTCCGGGAATGTATTTAGAGGAGTTCTCATCAACAAGAGGAAAGATGGAAATATTATCTATGAAGATAAAACCATTACTCCGTTGAAGAATGAAAAAGGAGAAATTACGCATTTCGTTTCAACGGCAAAGAACATTACCGAACAAAAACTGATTGAAGAATCGTTACAACGAAGCGAGGAACGCGACCGGGAATTGTTTGAAACTACGAACGAGTTGATCCATGTACTTACACCGGACGGACGTTTCCTCTTTGTGAACCGCGCTTGGCGGGAAGCTCTTGGATACTCTGAAGATGAAATTGAGAACCTTGTGTATAGACAGATTATTCATCCCGAAAATGAACAGCATTACGATACAATATTCCGCCGGGCACTTGCCGGCGAAGAAATAGACCGTCTTGAAACTTCATTTATCACGAAGGATGGAAAGAAATTAGAGTTAGAAGGGAGTATCAAATGCAGATTTGAAGAGGGAGTTCCAAAAAACATCACCTATTTTCTTTCTGATGTCACTCATCAACGGAAAATAGAAGAAGAGCGGTTGAAACTTCAGACCATTTTAGAAGAAAGTCTGAACGAAATCTATGTGTTTGATGCTGAGACGTGGAAGTTTCAATATGTCAACGAGGCGGCACGGAGAAATCTTGGATATTCAGCTGAGCACTTAGATAATTGTACTCCGCTCGATTTGAAACCTGAATTCACCGAAGCAAAATTTCGGGAATTGCTTCTGCCGTTATTTAACCATCAGCAAAAACAGGTAATTTTTCAAACCGTTCATCAGAGGAACAACGGAAGTACGTATCCGGTTGAAGTCCATCTACAACTCGTTGAGCAATCTTCAAAGCAGGTGTTTCTTGCCGTTATTTTTGATATTACGGAACGATTAAAGATAAAAGAAAAATTACTCCTTGCCGCACGGACGCTTGAAAGCATTTCTGAAATCACAACTATAACAGATCTTGAGAACAGATTCATTTTTGTCAACAAGGCATTTGTGGAAAAATATGGGTATACCTACGAAGACGTTCTCGGACAGCACATCAGGATGTTAGCAGCGCCTGAAGTCGGGAATGAAGTGTTGGAAGAAATTTACAGTAAAACTTTGCAAGGTGGTTGGTCTGGTGAACTTCTTAATCAAACAAAAGACGGGAACATATTTCCCATTTCACTCACCACATCAAAAATACATGACGAAAACGGGAATATTCTTGGTCTTGTAGGAATTGCAGTTGATATAACAGAGCGGAAAAAAGCAGAAGAAAAAAGGAAGTCCCTGGAACAGCAACTTCTTCAGGCACAAAAATTAGAAAGTTTGGGAACGCTTGCCAGTGGCATCGCACATGATTTTAATAATATCCTCACAATCATCATCGGGCATGCGTCTCTATTCAACAAGTATTATGACGACAAAGAAAAATGCTTTGAGAGCATTGCTTCAATAACAAAAGCATCGCAACGAGGTGCCTCGCTGGTAAAACAACTCCTGACGTTTGCCCGAAAAACCGAAACGACCCGTCAGGCAATGTGTGTAAATTCCGTTGTGAGCGAGATAGCAAAACTCATCGGGGAAACATTTCCGAAAACAATTCTCCTTTCAATCCAACAGGAGAACCATTTACCGGTTATTGTCGCTGATTCGTCACAGATACATCAGGTCTTGCTGAATCTCTGTGTCAATGCACGGGATGCTATGCCGAACGGAGGAACACTCACGCTTGCAACAACGGTTATTGAAGCCAATTTTCTTCCATTAAAATTTCCACGCCGTGCAAATATCCACGAGTATATTGAAATCCGGGTAAGCGATACGGGAATGGGAATAGAGGAAGGAACGATGAAAAGGATTTTCGAGCCGTTCTTCACGACAAAGGAATTGGGAAAGGGAACAGGGTTAGGTCTCTCCGTAGTCTTTGGAATCATCGAAGACCATCACGGCTTTGTTGATGTCACTTCTTCTGTTGGAATGGGGACGACATTTATTCTTTATCTCCCCGTTCCGGAAAACACTGAAAAAATAAATAGGAGTGAAGTTGTCGCAAAAGAAATTTCCGGTGGTACGGAAACACTCCTTATTGTCGAAGACGAAGAAATGCTCAGGGAGATGCTGAAAGTACTCCTTGAAATGAAAGGATACCATATTATTACCGCACAAAACGGGGAAGAAGGAATTCAATTGTACAGAGAATACCAGAGCAGGATTTCTGCAGTCGTGACCGATATGGGACTTCCCCGGACAAGCGGGGATGAAGTATTTCGAAAAATAAAAAGCATGAATCCGGTTGTGCCGGTTATCCTAGCAAGCGGATTTATTGACCCGAATGTGAAATCCGGTTTGGCAACGGATGGCGCTAAGCATTTTGTACAAAAACCGTATTCGCCCGATGAATTGCTGAAAACTATCAGGAATTGTATAGATGGAAAATAA
- a CDS encoding threonylcarbamoyl-AMP synthase, whose product MKETTLITVSPHQPEESIINIAAEVLQQGGLVAFPTETVYGLGADALNPNAVKKVFDAKGRPADNPLIVHIASIEQLFELGREISPVARTLAETFMPGPLTLVVKHSSIVPEIITAGLDTIALRMPNHAVPLALVRKLKHGIVGPSANRSGKPSPTTAQHVFDDLNGRIEMILDAGATEIGVESTVIDTTSNLPTILRPGGISRERLERVIGTVQTAKDIEQMKRSPGTRHRHYAPDVQVILVEPKNVGQFNQQWNKLQQEGKNVRAIIYSDELRALSNGSSFLVLQSSTEGYAQRLFDSLRLFDQPEIDAIIVEAVPEVGLGVAVMDRLRRAAETQRE is encoded by the coding sequence ATGAAAGAGACAACGCTCATCACTGTCTCTCCGCATCAACCCGAAGAGTCAATTATTAATATTGCGGCGGAGGTGTTGCAACAAGGCGGACTCGTCGCCTTCCCGACAGAAACGGTCTATGGGCTCGGCGCCGATGCGCTGAATCCCAATGCTGTAAAAAAAGTGTTTGATGCAAAAGGACGCCCGGCAGATAATCCGCTCATTGTTCACATCGCTTCTATCGAACAATTGTTTGAACTGGGAAGAGAAATTTCTCCCGTTGCCCGAACTCTTGCCGAAACATTCATGCCGGGACCGTTGACGCTTGTAGTCAAACATTCATCCATTGTTCCGGAAATTATTACCGCAGGGTTGGATACCATCGCGCTTCGAATGCCGAATCATGCAGTTCCGCTTGCTCTTGTAAGAAAACTCAAGCACGGAATTGTCGGACCGAGCGCAAACCGTTCGGGCAAACCAAGTCCCACAACCGCGCAACATGTGTTTGATGATTTGAACGGGAGAATTGAAATGATTCTCGATGCCGGAGCGACAGAGATTGGCGTTGAATCAACGGTCATTGATACAACATCGAATCTACCTACTATTCTCCGCCCCGGAGGAATTTCGCGTGAACGACTTGAGCGAGTAATCGGCACAGTTCAAACAGCAAAAGATATTGAACAAATGAAACGCTCACCGGGAACACGGCATCGTCATTACGCGCCCGATGTGCAGGTGATTTTGGTAGAGCCAAAAAATGTCGGGCAATTCAATCAACAATGGAACAAACTTCAGCAAGAAGGAAAAAACGTTCGGGCGATTATCTATAGCGATGAGTTACGTGCGCTGTCGAACGGCTCATCATTTCTTGTGCTTCAATCATCCACTGAAGGATACGCACAGCGATTGTTTGATTCGCTTCGCTTATTCGACCAGCCGGAAATTGATGCAATCATCGTCGAGGCGGTTCCTGAAGTCGGACTGGGCGTTGCTGTGATGGATAGACTTCGGCGCGCTGCGGAAACACAACGCGAATGA
- a CDS encoding PAS domain S-box protein: MSSKNKKLSWQRSSILSPFLLLVVVALSIFLSEGIIMYLLQHLHSLSPQAEGIIDAFILTLIIFPVLYIFVFRPMVRLLRKNEEAHRELEKANTNLEIKVAERTSELTTTNKALRESEERFRSVAQSATEAIIVSDSDGNIISWNGSAQTIFGYIEEEIIGQSLTLLLPERYRDAHRNGLARYRATEKSQMIGKTKEYNGLRKDGSEFPLELSLSAWKQDDTIYFCGIIRDITERKQTEIRLKTLSSAVEQTADNVFITDNNGVIQYVNHAFTKTTGYSSEEAIGKTPRILKSGKHDQRFYEELWGTIRSGYVFSASFINKQKNGELYWDEKTITPIKDQEGVITHFVSTAKDFTKQKLAEQEREKLLADLQEAFANIKTLKGLIPICASCKKIRDDKGFWQQVEGYIMEHSDASFSHGICPGCIEKLYPEIAKKMNLTSKGKDN; this comes from the coding sequence ATGTCAAGTAAGAATAAAAAATTGAGTTGGCAAAGAAGTAGCATCCTTTCGCCGTTCCTTTTGCTGGTTGTCGTTGCGTTGTCAATCTTCCTCAGCGAAGGAATTATTATGTACCTTCTCCAACACTTACACTCTTTGTCACCGCAGGCAGAAGGTATTATTGATGCGTTTATCCTGACGCTTATTATTTTTCCAGTACTCTATATATTTGTCTTCCGTCCCATGGTTCGACTCCTCAGGAAAAACGAAGAAGCACATCGGGAATTAGAAAAAGCGAACACCAATCTGGAAATCAAGGTCGCAGAGCGAACCTCGGAACTAACCACTACAAACAAGGCATTGCGTGAAAGTGAAGAACGATTCCGTTCGGTGGCACAATCAGCAACGGAGGCTATTATAGTTTCTGATAGCGACGGAAATATTATTTCATGGAACGGGAGCGCGCAAACCATTTTCGGCTACATAGAAGAAGAAATAATAGGACAATCTCTCACTCTCTTGTTGCCGGAACGTTACCGCGACGCTCACAGAAACGGATTAGCGCGTTATCGCGCAACGGAAAAATCTCAAATGATCGGTAAAACGAAAGAGTACAATGGACTAAGAAAGGATGGCAGTGAATTTCCGTTGGAACTTTCCCTGAGTGCGTGGAAACAAGATGATACTATATACTTCTGCGGCATTATTCGCGATATCACCGAGCGAAAACAAACAGAAATCCGGTTAAAAACTCTCTCAAGCGCAGTAGAGCAAACTGCCGATAATGTGTTTATTACTGATAATAATGGAGTTATTCAATACGTTAATCATGCATTTACGAAAACAACCGGATATTCTTCTGAGGAAGCAATCGGCAAAACGCCGAGAATTTTAAAATCCGGAAAGCATGACCAGAGATTTTATGAAGAACTCTGGGGTACGATCCGTTCAGGGTATGTTTTCAGCGCATCATTTATCAACAAGCAAAAAAATGGTGAATTGTATTGGGACGAAAAGACAATCACTCCCATTAAGGATCAAGAAGGTGTAATCACTCATTTTGTTTCCACGGCAAAAGATTTTACAAAACAAAAACTCGCCGAACAGGAACGTGAAAAACTCCTGGCAGATTTACAGGAAGCATTTGCAAATATCAAAACCTTAAAAGGATTAATTCCGATTTGTGCATCGTGTAAGAAAATCCGCGATGACAAGGGATTCTGGCAACAAGTAGAAGGATACATCATGGAACATTCGGATGCAAGTTTCAGTCATGGCATTTGCCCGGGTTGTATTGAGAAATTATATCCGGAAATTGCAAAAAAAATGAATTTAACTTCAAAAGGCAAGGACAACTAA
- a CDS encoding winged helix-turn-helix transcriptional regulator yields MKKSISNKILFELHAEVCKTLSHPKRLEILAILREEERNVSEIVSKMNITKSNVSQHLAVMRKAGILETHRDGLNIFYRISNLKVMTAYDLMCEVLFEHYQQKNTTITEAKKERTHHVK; encoded by the coding sequence ATGAAAAAATCAATTTCCAATAAAATACTTTTTGAACTTCATGCCGAAGTGTGTAAAACACTTTCCCATCCCAAGCGTCTTGAAATTTTAGCAATCCTGAGAGAGGAGGAGCGAAATGTCAGCGAAATCGTGAGCAAGATGAACATTACGAAGTCGAACGTATCACAGCATCTTGCCGTGATGAGGAAGGCGGGTATTCTTGAAACCCACCGTGACGGATTGAACATCTTTTACAGGATTTCCAATCTAAAAGTTATGACTGCATACGACCTCATGTGCGAAGTGCTCTTCGAACATTATCAACAAAAAAATACCACCATTACTGAAGCGAAAAAAGAGCGCACCCATCATGTCAAGTAA
- the purE gene encoding 5-(carboxyamino)imidazole ribonucleotide mutase, with protein MKPSKKQLPIVAVIMGSQSDSETMMQAKEILEKFGVACEWKILSAHRTPDEALNYAETALDRGVEVIIAGAGGAAHLAGVLAAKTPLPVIGVPIKSKSLNGLDSLLSMVQMPSGVPVATVAIDGSANAALLALRMLGLKYPAIMKKMNAYREEMRLKVLKANG; from the coding sequence ATGAAACCATCAAAGAAACAATTACCTATTGTTGCCGTCATCATGGGAAGTCAATCAGACTCTGAGACGATGATGCAGGCGAAAGAGATATTGGAAAAATTCGGCGTTGCGTGCGAGTGGAAAATCCTCTCAGCGCATCGGACTCCTGATGAAGCATTGAACTATGCCGAGACGGCGCTTGACCGCGGAGTGGAAGTGATTATTGCAGGCGCCGGCGGCGCGGCGCATCTTGCAGGAGTACTTGCGGCGAAAACTCCGTTGCCGGTTATCGGTGTTCCCATCAAATCAAAATCGCTGAACGGACTTGATTCGCTTCTCTCAATGGTGCAGATGCCGAGTGGAGTTCCAGTCGCCACCGTTGCGATTGACGGTTCGGCAAACGCGGCATTGCTCGCGTTGCGCATGCTCGGATTGAAATATCCGGCAATCATGAAGAAGATGAACGCGTACCGCGAAGAGATGCGCCTAAAAGTGTTGAAAGCGAACGGTTAA